The genomic interval ACGTGGACGGGCGAAGAGCGCCGCCCCGTTCAGGTGTTCGGCATCGAGCACATCGACGATATCACTTACGACGAGATCGCGGACATGATCGAGAACGTGACTCGGAAGTACGGCGACATGACCGTTCTCGAAGCCAAGATTCATCTCCACGAGCACAAAGAGACGTTCCGCGGAACGCCACTCGTGCTCGCGCGCATTCGACTCTACACCGACAAGGGGCACTTTATCGCGTCGGACGAGGGGTTCGGCGCGAGCCACGCGCTCCACCTCGCGCTGAACATGGTCGAGCGTCAGATACTCGAAGGAAAGACCCACGGACAGACCAAGAAACACCCCGATGCGGAGTACTGGGAGCGGATGTACGGCTGGTGGCTGACCGGCGAATGACAGCGGGTGAAAAACGAACGTCTCGAACACTGAGTATCGGCCCCTCGTTTTTTCTCGTGGGCGTGGTAGACCGGGTGATGGTCAGCAACGAACGAAACGTCTCGCGGCGCCGAGTGTTGCGCGTCGGAGGGGGCGCGGTACTACTTGGAATCGCAGGCAATCGGGGAGTGCGAGGAATCGAACCGGAGTCGGTCGGTGAGCCTCAAGAGCAAAGAGGCGGTGACGGACAGGGGACTACTCTCGTCGCCACAGAAGGTCGGGTCGAGGTTGCGCCGGGCGAGACCAGCGATACGTGGCTGTACGACGACCGGTATCCCGGACCGGAGCTCCGCGTGAGCGAGGGAGACACGCTACGCGTCTCCGTCGAGAACCGGTTGCCGGAGGAGACGACGGTTCACTGGCACGGAGTTCCCGTCCCGAACCCGATGGACGGCGTTCCGAACGTCACGCAGGACCCGGTCCCGCCCGGTGAGACGTTCACGTACGAGTACGAGGCGTCGCCAGCGGGCACCTACGTCTATCACAGCCACGTCGGTCTACAACTCGACAGGGCACTTAACGGGCCACTGATCGTCGAGGAAGAGTCACCCCACGTCGAGTACGACCGGGAGTACACGCTGGTGATCGACGACTACCTCTCTGGGGACCCGATACTCGACTCCATCGAGGCGCCGCCCGGGGGAGGCCGCGGTGGCGGACCTGATGGCGGCGGTGGCGGACCTGGCGGCGGTGGTGGACCCGGCGGCGGCGGGCCCGATGGCCGCGGTCCGGGCGACGGAGGGCGAAACGGCGGGATGAGAGGTGGCGGTCCGATGCAGGGCCGCCGTCCCCCGTACGAGGGGATGGTCGTCAACGGTCGGCTCCCCTCGGACCCGCCGGTGTTCGAGGTCGAAGAAGGCGAGCGCGTCCGACTGCGGTTCATCAACCCCAGCGGCGCAACGACGTACCGCGTCGGCGTCGGCGGCCACTCGATGGCCGTCACGCACGCCGACGGACGACCGGTCGAACCGACGGACGTCGACTCCTTCTACATCAGCATGGGCGAACGCTACGACGCGGTCATCGAAGCCGACTCCCCGGGGCACTGGGCCGTCGTCGCCGCGCCCGTCGTCGGAAACGAGCGACCCGGGGAAGCCGTACTGCGATACGAGAACGCGACCGGAGACGGCTCCGCGGGACGACCGCAATTCGACGGTCGAACGCTCCAGTACGGCGACCTCCGGGCGCTCGAACCGCTCGATGTTGGGGGTTCACCGGACCGGACGTTCGACCTCTCCCTCTCGGGTGGGATGATGCGGGATTCCGGAGCGTGGACCATCGACGGCCAGGCGTATCCGGACGCCGACCCCCTAGAGATTCGCGAGGGCGAACACGTCCGGGTGCGGATGACGAACCATAGTCCGGCGATCCACCCGATGCATCTTCACGGCCACTTCTTCCAGGTCGGAGATGCGGTCAAGGACACCGTCCTCGTCCCACCCCACCGGGGACAGATTTCGTTCGACTTTCTGGCGGACAATCCCGGGGACTGGCTCTTCCACTGTCACAACAACTATCATCTGGAACGAGGGATGGCTCGCGTCTTCGAGTACGTCTGAGGAGCATCCCCGGTTTTCGGGCGTACGTGTTAGAACCGGTCGGACGGAGCAATTGCCCCTGCGCGTTACCCGATCACCGGACGACGGTCACCGGTACTTCAGCGCGGCGAACCACCCTTTCTGCGACACTGCCCAAGACGACGCGTTCGATTCTCTGCCGACCGTGGCTCCCGATGACGATTTGGGAGACGTCGTGTTCGGCAGTGTACTGGAGTATCGTCCGAGCGGGTCGTCCGACCTCCGTCACCGTCTCTATCTCGATGTCGAATTCGTCGGCGCGTTCCTCTGCCTTCGCGTGAATCTCGGTCGCGCGGTCCTGTGCGTCGTCGTACCAGTCCTCTGCGACGGGCAACCCTCCGGCTTCTGCGGCATAGACGGAATCAATCGGGTCGATGACATGGATGGTCGTGATAGTCGCGTCGGGAAACGTTTCGAGCGCGTATTCGAGCGCCCGGTCTGCAGGCGGTGAACCGTCAATCGGGACGAGTATACGCCGGGTCACGTCGGGGCCAACGACGACCATCGAGAAATAGTCTTGGCTACCGACGGTTCGGTAGCTCTGAGAACTGAACAAGGCTTGTAGTCGTTCGAGTCGAAAGCCAGTGCACGAATGCTTACAGAACTCCTCGAAGACGAAGTGGAAGCGTCTGGCGAGTACGTGGCCGAAGTGATTTACGGTGCGAACGACGGTATCATCACGACGTTCGCCGTCGTCTCGGGAGTCGCGGGGGCCGCATTGCAACCGTCTATCGTCCTGATCCTCGGGATAGCAAATCTGTTGGCAGATGGATTCTCGATGGGGATGAGCAACTATCTCAGTCGTCGCTCGGAAATAGCGTATCGAACTTCCGTCGAGAACACGGGCCCTGAGACTGACGAGGGCAAATCGCCGACGAGTACGGCCGCCGTCACCTTCGTGGCGTTCGTCGTTGCCGGGTGGGCACCGCTGTTTCCGTACATCTTCGTCCTCGAACCGCTGTTTCCGGTATCGCTCGCAGTTACCGGCGTCGCGTTCTTCGCCGTCGGTGCGAGTCGGAGCATCGTGACCGACCGACGATGGTACGTCAACGGCGGTGAGATGTTCGCCGTCGGCATGCTCGCCGCCGCCGTCGCCTACGCCGTCGGAACTCTCCTGAAGGGTATCGCGTAGCGTGATTGGCTTGCCAATCGATACTCAGCGACCGCCCTACTAGCTCGTCTCATCTCTCCTCGCGTAGGGAGGCTCCGCCACGTTTCCATCTCCGGTCGAGGGGGCGAACGGAACGTCTCTCCGGCTATTCGAGTCCGTAAACGCCACCGTAGTTCGAGAACAAGTGGCCCTGTCCGTCAGTCCATCGTCTTGGCCTCTTTCTTCCCCGTCACGTCGGCCGACGTCAGTCGGAAGAATCGGAACTGGAGTTCGACCGGATGTCTGTCGTAAACGTCCACGAGCGGAATCTCCACTCGTTGCATCGCTTCGGCCACCTCGGGATCGAGCGCCGACTTGGTAATCTCTTCGAGATGACCCGTCGCTACAACGCTCCGCCAGCCGCTCTCGGTGTCCTCGTACGTAACGAACGAAACTGGACGGTCTTCATCGACGACGTCGTTCTTCCCCGTTTCGGGGCCGAACGCGAGCCGGAAGGTGAACGTCCCCGTCTCGGCGTCGTATCCGTACGAGATCGGGAGTGAGTACGGCGGTTCGTCGTCGTCCGTATCGAACGAGACGACACCCGTTCCACCCCGACCCAGAAATTCGTCGCGTTCCTCGTCGCTCATCTGAACTGAACGGACATCTTCCATACTGAAAGATAACTCCTGCCCGGGCAATAAGGTATTCTCTCACCTTCTGATAGCTTTGGGGTGGACCGGGGTCCTCACCCGCATCTACCCCGCCGGTACTGTCGTCACCTCCCCGTTCAGGAGTCGTGCTTGACTTCCTTGCGCCCGGTGAGCCTCTGCGGGTCGAGACGGAAGTGACGGAAATCGATATCCTCCGGCGGACGGTCGAAGATATCCACCTCCGGGATATCGACTGCCCACATCGCTTGGACGACAGTTGCATCGTACGGCATGTCAGACACTTCCGTCAGTCGACCGGACGCGACGACGCTCCGCCACCCATCGTCGGTCCGCTCGTGGGTGGCGAAGGTAACCGGGTTGTCGAGTAACGCCGTCTTCCCGCTCTCGGGCGGTAACGCGAGTCGGAAATAGAAGGCCTCTCCGTCCGTGTCGTATCCGTACGACACCGGCACCGAAAACGGCGGATCTCCGCTCTCGGTCGAAAACGACAGTATCCCGGTCCCACCGGTGCCGAGGAACTCGTTCATCTCGCCCTCGCTCAGTTGCACCCATCGAAGCCCCTCCATAATCGATGATACACCCTCGAAGGTGGTAAATGGCCCTGCTGCGACATCCATCGATAGTCGAGTCCGGGTGGGGTAACAGTCGACCCTTTCCTCGGAAAATCGCTGGTGAACGTTATGTGATTGCTCACCGTAGTCCTCATATGGAGCATGTGGACTACAGATACATCGGGGGGATGAGTGAGGAGAGGGTCGATCAGTACCTCCGGAACCACGGTCACGGTGTTCTCGCACTTGCCGACGACAACGACAGCTACGCCGTGCCGCTCGACTACTACTACGACGGATCGCGCCTGTTCCTCCGGGTCAGTACCAAGCCAGATAGTGAGAAGGTCGCGTTCGCGGAGACCACCGAGACCGCGACGTTCGTCGTCTACGATGTCGACGAAGACACCACCTGGAGTATTCTGGTTCGCGGAGCGGTCCGTCGACTGTCAGAGGCTGAACAGCAGGAATTCACGGACACGGTTATCAACGAGACGTTTTCTCCGTTCCGCCTCTTCGACGAAGACGTCGAAGAAGTCACGATGACCATTTACGAACTCGACCCCGAGCGGATTACCGGACGCCAGTCGGTCGAATCGAGTTAACACAACCGTCTGCCTTCTTCGTCCGTGCCTCCGAATCCCGAAATCGGGTAGCGGTGGGTGCCGTTCCTGCGGTCGAGACGGAGTAGCCCCCGTCCGGGGGCAGCAGGGGTGGGTGGCCGGAGGGACACGACAGGGGTCATGAGGCGCGACCCTCGGGATTCTGCCGCCACGTCGGAACTCACACGACCGGTAATTGTGTCGATAGCCTAGTATATTCGGGAGAAGCGAACGGCGGGGTGCGTATAGCGAGACCGCGCTGACTGGCGTCGAACCCAGTAGGAGCCGTATAACTTTACTCCGAACTCCCTTCCGTCGGTGACGAATGACCGACGGAATCCGGCGGCGTCTCGCCAGCGCCTGCACCGAGGTCGGACTGCCGAACGCCCTCGACCGGTGGGTCGAGCCCGCGGTCGGCGACTCGCGGGCCTACTCGAAGCTCCGCTGGAGACTCGCGTCGCGGTACTACCGGGCGACCTGCGCGAACGACGTTCGGGAGTACGACGCCGCCCCCGACCCGTTCAAGCTCGAAGCGGTGGCCCCCGACGCGATACGTCGGAACACCCGGCGTCGGTATCCGGCGTGGCAGAACCGCCACGAGGACTTCGGTGCGGTCCGGGACGGCGAGTGGGACCGCCGGGAGTTCCCCGACCTCGACCCCGACTACGACGGGACGCCGCCCGAACTGTACCTCGCCGACCGCTTCGAGGAGACGACGCTCCACCGGTCGCTCGAAGCTCACTTCGAGCGCGGCGTCCCGTGGGACGACACCGAGTTCGTCTCCGAGGCCCACCGACTCCTCGAAACCCGCCGCTGCCAGCGCGTCTGGAACGGCTGTCGGTCCCCCGAGCAGTTGCGCGACCGATGTCGGTCGCTCGACCGGCTGTACGAGACCATCCGGCGGTCGGGCTATCGCAGCCAGCGCGAACTGGTCGCCGCCGACCCGGCGGCGACCTTCCGCGACTGGATTCGAGAGGAGGTGCTGGTCGACGTCGGCCGCGACGGCGACCTGTTGCTGGTCAACGGCCGCCACCGGCTCTCGCTCGCCAGACTGCTGGGAATCGACCGGATTCCGGTGCTGTTCGTGGTCCGGCATCCCGAGTGGATGGCGCGCCGCGAGTCGGCGGCCCGAGACGGCGGGTCCTCCGACATCGGCGAGCGCCCCGGTATCGGCGAGCCCTCCCGAATCGGCGACCCCGCCGCTCGCGGCGGGGTCGCCGACCATCCCGACCTCCGAGACCTCGTCTGAGTTCCGGGACCTCGCCCGACCTCCGAGACCGTTCGGTCCCGCCGACCTACTGGGTCGCGTACAGGTCGGCGTACGTCCCGTCCTCGTCGACCAGTTCGTCGTGGTCGCCCTGCTCGGTTATCCGACCGTCTTCGAGGGCGTAGATGCGGTCGGCCCCCCGGACCGTCGAGAGCCGGTGGGCGATGGCGACGATGGCGTACTCGCGGTCCATCGACTCTATCTCGCGCTGAACGTCGGCCTCGATTCGGGTGTCGAGGTCGCTGGTGGCCTCGTCGAGGACGAGCACGTCGGCGTCCTTCAGCAGGGCGCGAGCGAGCGCGATGCGCTGGCGCTGGCCGCCCGAGAGCCGGACGCCGTCGTCGCCCAGTTCCGTGTCGTAGCCCGCCGGGAGGTCGTCGAGGAACTCGGTGACCTGCGCGATTTCGCAGACGCGGTCGATCTCGTCCCGGGAGGCGTCGCGGTTGCCGACCGTGACGTTGTACTCGACCGTCTCGTTGAAGATGAACGGGTCCTGGCGAACCACGGCGACCCGCTCGCGCCACTCGCGGACGTCGAACTCCTCGATGGGCTCTCCGGCCGCGGTCACGCTCCCTTCGTCGGGTTCGTACAGCCGCGCGAGCAGGGCCGCGACGGTCGATTTCCCCGCGCCCGACTGGCCGACGAACGCCACGAACTCCTCGTCGCCGACCTCGAACGACACGTCCCGGAGGACGCGCCCCTCCTCGGTCTCGTAGGCGAACGACACGTCCTCGAAGGCGACGGGCGTCGGGTCCTCGGGGACGGGCCGGGAGCCGCCGGTCGGCTCCCGGTTGCGCTTCAGTTCCGCGATGAACGTCTGGGTCCGAACGAGGTGGGGCAGGCGACCCTCGAACTTGTAGAACCGGTAGTTCATCGAGCTGACCCGCGGGCCGAGCTGGAACATCGCGAACAGGAACACCCCGAGTTCGCTCAGCCCCATCCCGGTGAACGTTATCGCGCCGTAGATGAGCGCGAACACCATCACCGCGGTCAGGAGATTGTAGAAGTTGTCGATGGCGGCCTCGTTGCGCCCCAGCGCGACCGACGACTCGGTGTAGGTGTCGATGTGGGTCGAGAAGCCCGAGAACAGCTCCTCGCCCATCGTGAACAGCTTCACGTCGCGGACGGCCTGTGTCCCGGCCTGCACGCTCTCCTGGATGCGCTCGTTTGCCTCCGCGACCCGGTCGCCGATGGTGTAGCCCGGTTCGAGGACGTGTCTGAAGACGTAGGTCAGCCCGCCGAGGAACGCCGCCGAGACGAGGGTGAGCTCCCACGAGAGGTAGAGCGCTATCCCGAGGTACATCAGGCACAGCAGGAGCTGCTGGAAGAAGTCCACGAAGTCCCGGATGACCTTCCCGGCGTACTCGGCCTGAGTCACGATGGCGTTCAGCACGTCGTCCGAGCCCTCCCTGTCGAAGTACGCCACGCGGGCGTCGAGGGCGTTCCCGAACGACTCGGTCTGGAGGTGTCGCACGTAGTAGGTCTTCAGCGCGACCTGAAGCCACGACACGACGAAACTCGACGTGAAGCGAGCGACCATCACGCCCGCGACCCCCGCGACCAGCGTGCCGATGGTGAACGGGACGCCCAGCGTCTCGTAGAGCCGGACGAACGCCAGCGCGTAGCCGTCTGCGGTCTCGGCCGGGTCGCCGGGAGCGCGCGCGACCTCGACGATGGGGACGATGAAGCTGATACCGACTCCCTCCAGCACCGCGGCGAAGACGCTGAAGGCGACGATGAACGCAGTCAGCGCCGGTCGATACGTCGCGACGCGGTACAGCCCGCGGAGTTTCTCACGACGAGAGATGTCCGTCTCGCGCATTCGATACGATGGATGGGTCGGCTCGCGTATTGTTATGCCCGTCGTACTCCCGGGGTACGGGGCGGTACGCGGCGATTGGGTCCGTCCTCGGAGCGGTCGAGTCCCGGAGCCGGGACTCGACCGCTCCCCTCTCCGCGTAGGCTCCCCATTACTATGGGCGAACGCCCCGACGAACCGACAACGCCGACTCACCGATGCCCACCGACCAGTCCCCGTTCGACGCCGACCGGCCGCCCCTCGTCTCGGTCGTCGTCCCCGTCTACAACGACCCCGAGGGCCTCCAAGACACGCTCGACTCGCTCCTCGCCCAGACGTATCCCTCGACCCGGTACGAGGTCGTCGTCGTGGACAACGACTCCGAGGACGAGACGCTCGCGGTCGCACAGTCGGTCGCCACCGCCCACCCCGACCTCGTCCGGGTCGAGCGCGAGACCGACGTGCAGAGCTCCTACGCCGCGCGCAACACTGGCATCGAGGCGGCCCACGGCGACCTCCTCGCGTTCGTCGACGCCGACGTGATTCCGGACCCCGACTGGCTGGCGACCGCAGCGTCCTCGATGGAGTCCCGCGACGCGGTCTACGCGGGGTGTCGCGTCGCGGTCGAACCCGCCGAGCCGACCCTCGCGGGGCGCTACGACGCCTACACAGGCTTCCCGGTCGAGCGCTACGTCGAGGACAACGGCTTCGCACCGACCTGCGCGTTGCTCGTCGCCCGGTCGGTCGTCGACGACGTCGGCCCGTTCGACGAGGGCCTCGTCTCGGGCGGCGACGTGGAGTTCGGCCACCGGGTCGCCGCGTCGGGCCGGGCGCTGGACTACCTCC from Halorussus salilacus carries:
- a CDS encoding multicopper oxidase family protein, encoding MVSNERNVSRRRVLRVGGGAVLLGIAGNRGVRGIEPESVGEPQEQRGGDGQGTTLVATEGRVEVAPGETSDTWLYDDRYPGPELRVSEGDTLRVSVENRLPEETTVHWHGVPVPNPMDGVPNVTQDPVPPGETFTYEYEASPAGTYVYHSHVGLQLDRALNGPLIVEEESPHVEYDREYTLVIDDYLSGDPILDSIEAPPGGGRGGGPDGGGGGPGGGGGPGGGGPDGRGPGDGGRNGGMRGGGPMQGRRPPYEGMVVNGRLPSDPPVFEVEEGERVRLRFINPSGATTYRVGVGGHSMAVTHADGRPVEPTDVDSFYISMGERYDAVIEADSPGHWAVVAAPVVGNERPGEAVLRYENATGDGSAGRPQFDGRTLQYGDLRALEPLDVGGSPDRTFDLSLSGGMMRDSGAWTIDGQAYPDADPLEIREGEHVRVRMTNHSPAIHPMHLHGHFFQVGDAVKDTVLVPPHRGQISFDFLADNPGDWLFHCHNNYHLERGMARVFEYV
- a CDS encoding universal stress protein, yielding MVVVGPDVTRRILVPIDGSPPADRALEYALETFPDATITTIHVIDPIDSVYAAEAGGLPVAEDWYDDAQDRATEIHAKAEERADEFDIEIETVTEVGRPARTILQYTAEHDVSQIVIGSHGRQRIERVVLGSVAERVVRRAEVPVTVVR
- a CDS encoding VIT1/CCC1 transporter family protein, which gives rise to MLTELLEDEVEASGEYVAEVIYGANDGIITTFAVVSGVAGAALQPSIVLILGIANLLADGFSMGMSNYLSRRSEIAYRTSVENTGPETDEGKSPTSTAAVTFVAFVVAGWAPLFPYIFVLEPLFPVSLAVTGVAFFAVGASRSIVTDRRWYVNGGEMFAVGMLAAAVAYAVGTLLKGIA
- a CDS encoding pyridoxamine 5'-phosphate oxidase family protein, whose protein sequence is MPGQELSFSMEDVRSVQMSDEERDEFLGRGGTGVVSFDTDDDEPPYSLPISYGYDAETGTFTFRLAFGPETGKNDVVDEDRPVSFVTYEDTESGWRSVVATGHLEEITKSALDPEVAEAMQRVEIPLVDVYDRHPVELQFRFFRLTSADVTGKKEAKTMD
- a CDS encoding pyridoxamine 5'-phosphate oxidase family protein — protein: MEGLRWVQLSEGEMNEFLGTGGTGILSFSTESGDPPFSVPVSYGYDTDGEAFYFRLALPPESGKTALLDNPVTFATHERTDDGWRSVVASGRLTEVSDMPYDATVVQAMWAVDIPEVDIFDRPPEDIDFRHFRLDPQRLTGRKEVKHDS
- a CDS encoding pyridoxamine 5'-phosphate oxidase family protein, coding for MALLRHPSIVESGWGNSRPFPRKIAGERYVIAHRSPHMEHVDYRYIGGMSEERVDQYLRNHGHGVLALADDNDSYAVPLDYYYDGSRLFLRVSTKPDSEKVAFAETTETATFVVYDVDEDTTWSILVRGAVRRLSEAEQQEFTDTVINETFSPFRLFDEDVEEVTMTIYELDPERITGRQSVESS
- a CDS encoding ABC transporter ATP-binding protein, which produces MRETDISRREKLRGLYRVATYRPALTAFIVAFSVFAAVLEGVGISFIVPIVEVARAPGDPAETADGYALAFVRLYETLGVPFTIGTLVAGVAGVMVARFTSSFVVSWLQVALKTYYVRHLQTESFGNALDARVAYFDREGSDDVLNAIVTQAEYAGKVIRDFVDFFQQLLLCLMYLGIALYLSWELTLVSAAFLGGLTYVFRHVLEPGYTIGDRVAEANERIQESVQAGTQAVRDVKLFTMGEELFSGFSTHIDTYTESSVALGRNEAAIDNFYNLLTAVMVFALIYGAITFTGMGLSELGVFLFAMFQLGPRVSSMNYRFYKFEGRLPHLVRTQTFIAELKRNREPTGGSRPVPEDPTPVAFEDVSFAYETEEGRVLRDVSFEVGDEEFVAFVGQSGAGKSTVAALLARLYEPDEGSVTAAGEPIEEFDVREWRERVAVVRQDPFIFNETVEYNVTVGNRDASRDEIDRVCEIAQVTEFLDDLPAGYDTELGDDGVRLSGGQRQRIALARALLKDADVLVLDEATSDLDTRIEADVQREIESMDREYAIVAIAHRLSTVRGADRIYALEDGRITEQGDHDELVDEDGTYADLYATQ
- a CDS encoding glycosyltransferase, with product MPTDQSPFDADRPPLVSVVVPVYNDPEGLQDTLDSLLAQTYPSTRYEVVVVDNDSEDETLAVAQSVATAHPDLVRVERETDVQSSYAARNTGIEAAHGDLLAFVDADVIPDPDWLATAASSMESRDAVYAGCRVAVEPAEPTLAGRYDAYTGFPVERYVEDNGFAPTCALLVARSVVDDVGPFDEGLVSGGDVEFGHRVAASGRALDYLPEARVVHPARTSLKSLLDKHVRVGRGITQRWRRYPERYDESLASYVRGLLPNHPLRFPGHFDAEWSRLSDAERVGLYAVAYLVRLAKTTGRALERARPG